One region of Hymenobacter sediminicola genomic DNA includes:
- a CDS encoding cytochrome c maturation protein CcmE domain-containing protein, producing MKKAHILAIAVIAVAIGIIMSAAGDASVYVSFREARERAAEGNLTKVHVVGRLPRDGQKNILGLEYNPVLDPNYFAFTLVDTNRIAQRVIYFNPKPQDFDKSEQVVITGAMRKNIFVADKILLKCPSKYVEKDIKGATASR from the coding sequence ATGAAAAAAGCACACATTCTTGCCATTGCTGTTATTGCTGTTGCCATTGGCATCATCATGAGCGCCGCCGGCGACGCCAGCGTGTACGTTTCCTTCAGGGAAGCCCGCGAGCGGGCTGCTGAAGGCAACCTCACCAAAGTGCACGTAGTGGGCCGCCTGCCCCGCGACGGGCAGAAAAACATCCTGGGCCTGGAGTATAACCCCGTACTCGACCCCAACTACTTTGCCTTTACGCTGGTTGATACCAACCGTATTGCGCAGCGTGTTATCTACTTCAATCCCAAGCCGCAGGATTTCGACAAATCGGAGCAGGTGGTGATTACGGGAGCCATGCGCAAGAACATCTTCGTGGCCGACAAAATTCTGCTCAAGTGCCCTTCCAAGTATGTGGAGAAGGACATCAAAGGTGCTACTGCGTCGCGGTAG
- a CDS encoding CcmD family protein, translated as MKNSLPNLRRAFLLLLALVLPMLHAAAQSTADDSPEMADAFRADGKIYVVVAVISVVLAGLLALLVSLEKKVSRLERELKD; from the coding sequence ATGAAAAACAGCTTGCCTAACCTCCGCCGGGCATTTCTGCTTCTGCTGGCGCTGGTGCTACCCATGCTGCACGCCGCCGCTCAATCTACCGCCGACGACTCGCCCGAAATGGCCGATGCCTTCCGGGCCGACGGCAAAATCTACGTGGTAGTGGCTGTCATTTCGGTGGTGCTGGCGGGGCTTTTGGCGCTGCTGGTTTCTTTGGAAAAGAAGGTAAGCCGCCTAGAGCGGGAGCTGAAAGATTAG
- a CDS encoding cytochrome c biogenesis protein, whose translation MKKNWWKALTVVLLLYTGVAGLLVPVPRLAILNETIRNLYFHVPMWFGMTFILIASVYYSIRYLRNPTPELDIHSYESARIGILMGVVGLATGSIWARYTWGTWWTNDPKLNGAAIAMLIYGAYLVLRSSFTDEQQRARISAIYNIFAFATAMPLFYILPRLTDSLHPGAGGNPAFAKYDLDDAMRAVFYPAVIGWTLLAFWLAQVASRISLLKLKVYEKQLA comes from the coding sequence ATGAAGAAAAACTGGTGGAAGGCGCTGACTGTAGTATTGCTGCTCTATACAGGAGTAGCTGGGCTGCTGGTGCCAGTGCCGCGGCTGGCTATTCTCAACGAAACCATCCGCAACCTGTACTTCCACGTGCCGATGTGGTTCGGGATGACCTTCATCCTGATTGCCTCGGTGTATTACTCGATCCGCTACCTGCGCAACCCTACGCCGGAGCTGGATATTCACTCCTATGAGTCGGCCCGAATCGGGATTCTGATGGGCGTAGTGGGGCTGGCGACGGGTAGCATCTGGGCCCGCTACACCTGGGGCACCTGGTGGACCAACGACCCCAAGCTCAACGGTGCGGCCATTGCCATGCTGATTTATGGGGCCTACCTGGTGTTGCGCTCCTCCTTCACCGATGAGCAGCAGCGGGCCCGCATTTCGGCCATCTACAACATCTTTGCTTTCGCCACGGCTATGCCGTTGTTCTATATTCTGCCGCGCCTCACCGATTCGTTGCATCCTGGCGCAGGCGGCAACCCGGCCTTCGCCAAATACGACCTTGATGATGCCATGCGGGCGGTATTCTATCCGGCCGTTATTGGCTGGACGCTACTGGCGTTCTGGTTGGCTCAGGTAGCCAGCCGCATTTCTCTGCTCAAACTCAAAGTGTATGAAAAACAGCTTGCCTAA
- a CDS encoding heme exporter protein CcmB, with protein MLKDFRLEWRQRAALNGMLLYVGSTVFVCYLSFSLRGGIPPAPAWNALFWIILLFSAVNAVAKGFLQESRGRMLYYYTLVRPQAVILAKIAYNALLLLGLALAGLGLYLLILGNPVQNVPLFVGNVALGALGFASTLTLVSGIAAKATNSNTLMAVLGFPLMIPMLLLLIKVSKNALDGLEFEASQSALLTLAALNMIVAAVSYLLFPFLWRS; from the coding sequence ATGCTCAAAGACTTCCGCCTAGAATGGCGGCAGCGCGCGGCTCTCAACGGCATGCTGCTCTACGTGGGCAGCACGGTATTCGTGTGCTACCTGAGCTTTTCATTGCGCGGCGGCATCCCGCCCGCACCGGCCTGGAACGCGTTATTCTGGATCATACTGCTCTTCTCAGCGGTGAATGCCGTGGCCAAAGGGTTTTTGCAGGAAAGCCGCGGCCGGATGCTGTATTACTACACTCTGGTTCGGCCCCAGGCCGTGATTCTGGCCAAAATAGCTTACAACGCGCTGCTGCTGCTAGGATTGGCGCTGGCCGGGCTGGGCCTGTATCTGCTCATTCTGGGCAACCCCGTGCAGAATGTGCCGCTGTTTGTGGGCAATGTGGCGCTAGGAGCGCTGGGTTTTGCTTCCACGCTCACGCTGGTATCGGGCATTGCGGCCAAAGCTACCAACAGCAACACGCTGATGGCTGTGCTGGGCTTCCCGCTCATGATTCCGATGCTGCTGCTGCTTATCAAAGTCTCCAAAAACGCCTTGGATGGGCTCGAATTTGAAGCCAGCCAAAGCGCGCTACTCACACTGGCCGCCCTAAACATGATTGTGGCGGCGGTATCGTACCTGTTGTTTCCTTTTCTGTGGCGAAGCTAA
- a CDS encoding T9SS type A sorting domain-containing protein — translation MKKTLLVLLMTWLATPVLRSEAQYSTPGTGRRYTLTQLAAASGGYVTQAAGIWTITDTIRLAPTDTLSITTNETIRVADRVLMSVDGVLRITPPDSVVFTAQNAATPWMGMQLSATSAGSVLRRTVVERGGGVRVVDAAVEFSDCAFRNNLSTVGGRLTNSAGLALSGNRALVQRCRFVRNARAGINSPSNRPTSPVIQDCIFWHNDTENGNYPQVNLGTGNPAQPILIERCLVVGNPATNMAGGIGVSNLLGGGGITTAIIRRNTVRNNRYGVAVIGSSISSYVTGNIVENNNTNPNALTGGSGLNFQGNQTQTGVVSRNVVTGNLWGVTLVRSGTVGSPAISFGNPGGADTTDVGRNRFVNNGNGGVVYDFYNNGPDAVNAKNNDWGSASATVIETHIFHQPDQAALGLVTFQPFLQPLATRAPVLLAVQAYPNPAHTAVTFQVPGAGAVEVQLLDALGRAVASRNMVPAAGQVALDVRSVAPGLYAYRLTQGQTVATGKLLVE, via the coding sequence ATGAAAAAGACCCTACTCGTGTTGCTGATGACGTGGCTGGCTACGCCGGTGCTACGCTCTGAAGCCCAGTACAGCACACCCGGCACCGGCCGGCGCTACACGCTCACGCAACTGGCTGCCGCCTCGGGTGGATACGTGACCCAGGCCGCCGGCATCTGGACCATCACCGATACCATTCGGCTGGCTCCTACAGATACGCTGAGTATTACAACCAATGAAACCATTCGGGTAGCCGACCGGGTGCTGATGAGCGTGGATGGCGTATTGCGCATCACCCCACCCGATTCGGTAGTATTTACGGCCCAGAATGCGGCTACCCCGTGGATGGGCATGCAGCTGAGTGCCACCAGCGCCGGCTCGGTACTGCGCCGGACGGTGGTGGAGCGTGGCGGTGGTGTGCGGGTGGTAGATGCTGCCGTCGAATTTTCGGACTGCGCCTTCCGCAATAACCTCTCAACCGTGGGTGGCCGCCTGACCAATAGTGCCGGTCTGGCCCTATCCGGCAACCGTGCCCTGGTGCAGCGCTGCCGTTTCGTGCGCAACGCCCGTGCCGGTATCAATTCGCCTTCCAACCGGCCTACGTCACCCGTTATCCAGGACTGCATTTTCTGGCACAACGACACTGAGAATGGTAACTATCCGCAGGTGAACCTGGGCACTGGCAACCCGGCTCAGCCTATCCTGATTGAGCGGTGCTTGGTAGTTGGCAATCCGGCCACCAATATGGCCGGTGGTATTGGCGTCTCGAATCTGCTGGGCGGCGGCGGTATCACAACCGCCATCATCCGGCGCAATACGGTGCGTAACAACCGCTATGGCGTTGCCGTCATTGGCTCCAGTATTTCGAGCTACGTAACAGGCAACATAGTAGAGAACAACAATACCAACCCAAACGCCCTGACCGGTGGCAGCGGCCTCAATTTCCAGGGCAACCAGACCCAAACCGGGGTAGTGAGCCGCAATGTGGTGACCGGCAATCTGTGGGGCGTGACCTTGGTTCGGAGCGGTACAGTGGGCAGCCCAGCTATCAGCTTCGGCAACCCTGGTGGCGCCGATACCACTGATGTCGGCCGCAACCGGTTCGTGAACAACGGCAACGGCGGCGTGGTGTACGACTTCTACAACAACGGCCCCGACGCCGTGAATGCCAAAAACAACGACTGGGGTTCCGCTTCGGCTACGGTTATCGAAACCCACATCTTCCATCAGCCCGACCAAGCGGCGCTGGGCCTCGTGACGTTCCAGCCATTTCTGCAGCCACTGGCTACTCGTGCTCCTGTGCTGCTGGCCGTGCAGGCGTATCCTAACCCAGCCCATACCGCCGTTACGTTCCAGGTGCCGGGCGCTGGTGCGGTAGAGGTTCAGTTGCTGGATGCGCTGGGCCGCGCCGTAGCCAGCCGGAATATGGTGCCGGCCGCCGGGCAGGTGGCACTTGATGTCCGTTCTGTAGCGCCAGGCCTGTATGCATACCGCCTTACGCAGGGCCAGACAGTAGCTACCGGCAAGCTGCTGGTAGAGTAG